Proteins encoded in a region of the Candidatus Brocadiaceae bacterium genome:
- a CDS encoding SDR family oxidoreductase → MDLFDLTGRRALITGSSRGLGRVLADGLARAGAEVVVNGRRSDAVREAVEGIQREGLRARAAVFDVTVEEEVEEAVAAIERDAGPVDVLVNNAGVNLRGLLADFATGRWHELMAVNLHGVFHVCRAAGRRMVARGAGKVINIASLMSEGGRPGVVPYAASKGAVKMLTRALAVEWGPHNVQVNAIGPGYFRTEMTRSLCEDESFDSWVRGRTPMRRWGEPAELIGAAVFLASDASSFVNGQVLYVDGGWLASL, encoded by the coding sequence GTGGACCTCTTCGACCTGACGGGCAGGCGGGCGCTGATCACGGGTTCCTCGCGGGGGCTGGGGCGCGTGCTGGCGGACGGCCTGGCGCGGGCCGGTGCGGAGGTGGTCGTCAACGGGCGCCGGTCCGACGCGGTCCGCGAGGCGGTCGAAGGGATCCAACGCGAGGGGCTGCGCGCCCGCGCCGCCGTGTTCGACGTGACGGTCGAGGAGGAGGTGGAGGAGGCCGTCGCCGCCATCGAACGGGACGCGGGGCCGGTCGACGTCCTGGTCAACAACGCCGGCGTCAACCTGCGCGGGCTCCTCGCCGACTTCGCCACCGGCCGGTGGCACGAGCTGATGGCCGTGAACCTGCACGGCGTCTTCCACGTCTGCCGGGCGGCCGGCCGGCGCATGGTCGCCCGCGGGGCCGGCAAGGTCATCAACATCGCGTCCCTCATGAGCGAGGGCGGTCGGCCGGGCGTTGTCCCCTACGCCGCCAGCAAGGGGGCGGTGAAGATGCTCACGCGCGCGCTGGCCGTCGAGTGGGGTCCGCACAATGTGCAGGTCAATGCCATCGGGCCCGGCTACTTCCGCACCGAGATGACGCGTTCGCTCTGCGAGGACGAGTCGTTCGACTCCTGGGTGCGCGGGCGCACGCCCATGCGCCGCTGGGGGGAACCGGCCGAGTTGATCGGCGCGGCCGTGTTCCTGGCGTCCGACGCTTCGTCGTTCGTGAACGGACAGGTCCTTTACGTCGACGGCGGCTGGCTGGCCTCGCTTTAG
- a CDS encoding Gfo/Idh/MocA family oxidoreductase, which produces MADLKIGVVGLDTSHVEAFIKLINYDDQKYHVPGGRIIGAFPGGSQQVELSRSRVGKYTDAYRDEHKVRIYDSIEALCKDVDAVLLHSVDGRQHLEQFDVISRAGKPVFIDKPLACSTADSRAIARLAAERGAPVMSCSAIRYAKGVAGLVGADQKVGSAEVFGPMAILDDYPPYYWYGVHSADVLYAYLGAGCRSVQAFHTDDADLMVGLWEDGRIGTVRGLRLGAWQFGCTLFTKDGAVHSVQASEPPAYAGLIEKVMPFFQTGRAPIDIEETVEVMAFLEAAETSMAEGGRAVELPNA; this is translated from the coding sequence ATGGCGGACCTGAAGATCGGTGTGGTCGGACTGGACACCTCGCACGTCGAGGCGTTCATCAAGCTCATCAACTACGATGACCAGAAGTACCACGTGCCCGGCGGGCGCATCATCGGTGCGTTCCCGGGGGGCAGCCAGCAGGTGGAACTGAGCCGCAGCCGGGTGGGCAAATACACGGACGCCTACCGCGACGAGCACAAGGTCAGGATCTACGACTCGATCGAGGCGCTCTGCAAGGACGTCGATGCCGTGCTCCTGCACAGCGTCGACGGCCGCCAGCACCTGGAGCAGTTCGACGTGATCTCCCGGGCCGGCAAGCCGGTGTTCATCGACAAGCCGCTGGCCTGCTCGACGGCCGACTCCCGCGCCATCGCCCGCCTGGCCGCCGAGCGCGGCGCGCCGGTCATGTCGTGCTCGGCCATCCGCTACGCGAAGGGTGTCGCCGGCCTGGTCGGGGCGGATCAGAAGGTCGGCTCGGCGGAGGTCTTCGGCCCGATGGCCATCCTGGACGATTACCCCCCCTACTACTGGTACGGCGTGCACAGCGCCGACGTGCTCTACGCCTACCTGGGTGCAGGCTGCCGGAGCGTGCAGGCCTTCCACACCGACGACGCCGACCTGATGGTCGGGCTCTGGGAAGACGGTCGCATCGGGACCGTGCGCGGCCTGCGCCTCGGCGCGTGGCAGTTCGGCTGCACGTTGTTCACCAAGGACGGCGCGGTCCACAGTGTCCAGGCCTCCGAGCCCCCGGCCTACGCGGGCCTGATCGAGAAGGTCATGCCGTTCTTCCAGACCGGCCGGGCGCCGATCGACATCGAGGAGACGGTGGAGGTGATGGCCTTCCTGGAGGCCGCCGAGACCAGCATGGCCGAAGGCGGCCGCGCGGTCGAACTGCCGAATGCCTGA
- a CDS encoding SMP-30/gluconolactonase/LRE family protein has translation MAVLAVLLGVAGAGSGRLQSSEVAVAATGLRFTEGPAVHPDGYLVFSDIPADTIYALRDAGPEVFRRPSGQANGLVFDGGGRLLACEHANRRVSRTEPDGTVTPLATHYQGKRLNSPNDLVVRSDGAVYFTDPPYGVRPEDRELPFAGVYRVGTDGAITLLADDFVKPNGLAFSPDETVLYVADTDRGWLRAFDVRADGTLADGRVFARTEPSGGLRPDGLKVDVRGNVYVAGADGIVVFDSEGRPLETIALPERPANLVFGGPEGRTLYITARSEVYSVIVRFAGALGAARRAD, from the coding sequence ATGGCGGTTCTGGCGGTGCTTCTGGGCGTGGCGGGCGCCGGGTCCGGGCGGCTTCAGTCCTCCGAGGTCGCCGTGGCGGCGACGGGCCTTCGGTTCACCGAGGGGCCGGCCGTACACCCGGACGGCTACCTGGTGTTCAGCGACATTCCGGCCGACACGATCTACGCGCTCAGGGACGCGGGGCCGGAGGTCTTCCGGCGTCCCAGCGGGCAGGCGAACGGACTGGTCTTCGACGGCGGCGGGCGGCTGCTCGCCTGCGAGCACGCGAACCGGCGCGTCTCGCGCACGGAGCCCGACGGCACGGTGACGCCGCTGGCCACCCACTACCAGGGCAAGCGGCTCAACAGCCCGAACGACCTGGTGGTCCGCTCCGACGGCGCCGTCTACTTCACCGACCCGCCGTACGGCGTGCGGCCCGAGGACCGCGAACTGCCGTTCGCCGGCGTCTACCGCGTCGGGACGGACGGCGCGATCACGCTGCTGGCAGACGACTTCGTCAAGCCGAACGGCCTGGCGTTCTCGCCCGACGAGACGGTGCTCTACGTCGCCGACACGGACAGGGGGTGGCTTCGGGCGTTTGACGTGCGCGCGGATGGCACGCTGGCCGACGGGCGCGTGTTCGCCCGCACGGAGCCCTCGGGCGGGCTGCGGCCCGACGGACTCAAGGTGGACGTGCGCGGCAACGTCTACGTGGCCGGGGCCGACGGCATCGTCGTGTTCGACTCCGAGGGCCGGCCTCTCGAGACGATCGCGCTGCCGGAGCGCCCCGCCAACCTGGTGTTCGGCGGGCCGGAGGGCCGCACGCTGTACATAACCGCCCGCTCGGAGGTGTACAGCGTCATCGTCCGGTTTGCCGGTGCCCTGGGGGCCGCACGCCGGGCGGACTGA